The Leifsonia xyli genomic sequence GGGCGCCCTCACCGACGAGCGGATGACCGCGATCCTCGCGAAGGCGGATGCCGTGGCCGCCGAGATGCGCGCGGGCATCACCTCGCTCGCCGACCCGGAGCCGCTGTCCGTCTTCGACAACGTCTACGCCGAGCCGCACACCGGCCTCGCACGCCAGCGGGACCACTACTCGCGGTACCTCCGCACGTTCGTGGGGAGCGACGGACGATGACCTCTCTCAGCATGGCCAAGGCGATCAACGCCGGCCTCCGCCGCTCGCTCGCCGCCGACGACCACGTCGTCCTGATGGGCGAGGACATCGGAACCCTCGGCGGCGTGTTCCGCGTCACCGACGGCCTGCAGACCGAGTTCGGCCCGCGCCGGGTGATGGACTCGCCGCTCGCCGAGTCCGGCATCCTCGGCACGGCGGTCGGGATGGCGTACCGCGGCTACCGGCCGGTGGTCGAGATCCAGTTCGACGGCTTCATCTACCCGGCCTTCGACCAGATCGTGAACCAGGTCGCGCGCATGCACTACCGGACCGGCGGCAACGTCCGGATGCCGATCGTCATCCGCGTCCCCTTCGCCGGCGGCATCGGCTCGGCCGAGCATCACTCCGACTCGCCCGAAGCGTACTTCGCCCACACGGCCGGCCTGCGCGTCGTCAGCCCGTCGGACCCGCAGGACGCCTTCACGCTCATCCAGCAGGCCATCGCCTCCGACGACCCGGTGCTGTTCTTCGAGCCGAAGCGCCGCTACCACGCCAAAGGCGAGGTGGATGAGGACGCCCCGCTCGCGGACGCCCGCCCGATGGGCACCGCACGCGTCGTGACGCAGGGCACCGATGTGACCCTGGTGACCTACGGCGGCCTGGTGCAGTTGGCGCGAGATGCCGCGGTCGCGGCGTCCGACGAGGGCGTCTCGGTCGAGGTCATCGACCTGCGCTCGCTGTCGCCGCTCGACCTGGACACGGTGGTCGCGTCGGTGAAGCGCACCGGCCGCCTCGTCGTCACCCACGAGGCCGCGCTGTCCGGCGGACTGGCGGCGGAGATCTCGGCGTCGATCACCGAGCGCTGCTTCTACCACCTGGAGCACGCGCCGGTCCGGATCACCGGCCACGACATCCCGTACCCGCCCGCACGCCTGGAGTCGGCTCACCTGCCCGACCTGGACCGCATCCTCGACGGCATCGACCGCGCGATGGACCGGCCGAACTCGCTGAGCGGGGTGGAGGACTGATGGCGGTCAAGGAGTTCGCGCTGCCCGACCTCGGTGAGGGACTGACCGAGTCGGAGCTGGTCGCGTGGAAGGTGGCGGTCGGCGACACCGTGCAGCTCAACCAGATCATCGCGGAGGTCGAGACGGCCAAGGCGCTCGTCGAGCTGCCGGCACCGTACGACGGTAAGGTGTCGCGGCTGTTCGTCGAGCCGGGCGTGACGGTGGCGGTAGGGGAGCCGCTGGTCGCGTTCGAGGTGGAGGGGCGGACCCCGGGACGGCGACCGAGTCGCCTGCGCCGGAGGCCGCGGAGGACCGGGTGGCGGACAGCCGTCCGGCGGACGCCCCGGAGCCGACGCTGGTCGGGTACGGCGCGCGGCCGGATGCGGCGAGCCGCCCGGCGCGGCGTGCGCGGCCGGGGCTGGTGGCATCGGGAGTGGGCGGTGGGGCCGCGTCGTCCGTCGCGTCTGCCACCGCGCTGGCCGAGCGGCCGCGGGCGACGCCGCCCGTGCGGAAGCTAGCGCGCGAGCTGGGCGTGGATCTCGCATCCATCGCCGGCTCGGGCGACCGCGGACTGATCACCCGCGCCGATGTGCAGTCGTCCGCCCAGGGCGGCTCCGCACCGACCACGCCGTCCGCCGGGGTGCGCGAGACGCGCATCCCGATCCGCGGCGTGCGCAAGGCGACCGCGGAGGCGATGGTCCGCAGCGCGTTCGGCGCGCCGCAGGCGACCGTCTTCCTCACGGTGGATGTGACGCCGACGACCGAGCTGACCGCCCGCTTGCGCGCGCGTCCCGAGTTCGCCGAGGTGCGTCCCGGGCTGCTCGCGGTGGTCGCGAAGGCGCTTACTCTCGCCGTCCGCCGGACGCCCGAGGTCAACTCCCGCTGGGACGACGCGGCGAACGAGATCGTGCAGGCGGAATACGTCCACCTCGGAATCGCCGCCGCCACCCGCGCGGCCTGATGGTGCCGGTCATCCGGGACGCCGACGCCCTGTCGCTCGCCGACCTCGCCGGCGCGATCCGGCTGCTCGCCGAGACCGCCCGGGCCGGCCGCACCGCGCCGGCCGACCTCAGCGGCGGAACCATCACGATCACCAACGTCGGCGTGTTCGGCGTGGACATCGGGACGCCCATCCTCACCCCCGGCGAGGCGGCGATCCTCGCGGTCGGAGCCGTGCGCAGGCAGCCGTGGGAGCACCAGGGCGGCATCGCCCTCCGCGACGTGCTCACCCTGGCGCTCACCTTCGACCACCGGATCGTCGACGGCGAGCAGGCCTCCCGCTTCCTCGCCGACGTCGGCCGCATCCTCTCCGACCCCGCCTCCGTCCTCACCATGGTCTGACCCGCTCTGCGTGACGCAACACGCCGCGCTCGCCCCGCGCCGCACGGCGCGTCGCGTCAACCACACGCATCCATGGGTCGCAACGCGCCGTCACGGCGCCCGCGTAACGGCGCGTTGCGTCCCACAGACGAAGGACTGGTCCCGACTCGCCGTTATGCGCGCCAGCGTAACGGCGTGTTGGAACCGGTAGGCGCCGCAGCTACGCGTGCAGCGCGGCGTTCAGCTCCACGCCGACGCCCGCGCGGCGCAGCACCTCGACGGCGCCGGTCAGCGAGTTGCGGCGGAACAGCAGCCCCGGCTGACCAGAGAGCTCGGCCGCCTTGACCGTCTGCGGGCGCCCGTCGGCGGTCGGCGCCTCGCCGACGAGCACGACCTTGGTCCCTGCGGTCACATACAGGCCGGCCTCGACGACCGAGTCGTCGCCGATCGAGATGCCGATGCCCGAGTTCGCGCCGAGCAGCGCGCGCTCGCCGATCGAGACGCGGTGCGTCCCGCCGCCCGACAGGGTCCCCATGATGGATGCGCCGCCGCCGATGTCCGACCCGTCGCCCACGACGACGCCCTGCGAGATGCGGCCCTCGACCATCGACGAGCCCAGCGTCCCGGCGTTGAAGTTCACGAAGCCCTCGTGCATGACCGTCGTGCCCGGCGCGAGGTGCGCGCCCAGGCGGACGCGGGAGGCGTCGGCGATGCGGACGCGGTCCGGCGTGACGTAGTCGAGCAGCCGCGGGAACTTGTCCACGCCCGAGACCTGGATGCCCGCCCGCTGCAGCCGCGGACGCAGCCGGTCGAGGTCGGCGGGATTGACCGGGCCCGCGTTGGTCCACGCCACGTTCGGCAGGTGGGCGAAGATGCCATCCAGTGACAGCCCGTTGGGCTGCACGAGCAGGTGCGAGAGCAGGTGAAGGCGCAGGTAGGCGTCCGGCGTCGAGGCAGGAGGCGCATCCAGGTCGATCTCGACCGTGACGATGTCGATGCGGACGGCGCGGCGCGGGTCCTCGCCCGCGAGCTCCTCGAACTCGGCCGGGGCGATCCAGCGGTCGCGGCCGGCGGGCAGCGTCCCGAGCCGGGGCGACGGGTACCAGGTGTCGAGCACCGTGCCGTCGGCCGCGACGGTGGCGAGGCCGTAGCCCCAGGCGGAGCGGGGCGCGGCGGAACTGTCAGGCACGTCTGAAGGCATGCCCCTAGGTTAGTAGGGTGCAGAACGACAGCCTCACCCTCGACCTCAGCGCCACGTCCATCGATCTGACCCGCCAGCTGTGCGACATCGAGTCCGTCTCGGGCAACGAGGGCTCCCTCGCCGACGCCATCGAGGCGTCGCTGGCGGGTCTGCCGCACCTCGAGGTGATCCGCGACGGCGATGCGATCGTCGCCCGCACGAACCTCGGCCGGGAGCGCCGCGCGCTGATCGCCGGGCACATCGACACGGTGCCGCTCAACGGCAACCTGCCGACGCGCTTCGAGACGCAGGACGGCATCCGCTACCTCTGGGGCCGCGGCACGGTGGACATGAAGGCCGGCGTCGCGGTCCAGCTGAAGCTCGCCGCCGAGCTCACCGACCCCGCCGTCGACGTGACGTGGATGTGGTACGACCACGAGGAGGTCAACGCCGAGCTGAACGGCCTCGGCCGCCTCGCCCGCAACCGGCCCGACCTGTTCGTCGGCGACTTCGGCATCCTGGGCGAGCCGAGCAACGGCGTCGTGGAGGGCGGCTGCAACGGCAACCTGCGCGTCGAGGTCCGCACCTACGGCCTGCGCGCGCACTCGGCCCGCGGCTGGGTCGGCGACAACGCCATCCACAAGGCCGCGCCGATCCTGGACATCCTGGCGGGCTACGAGGCGCGCGAGGTGGAGGTCGACGGCCTCGTCTACAAGGAGGGTCTGAACGCGGTCGGCATCTCCGGCGGTGTCGCGGGCAACATCATCCCCGACGAGTGCATGGTGCACATCAACTACCGGTTCGCGCCGTCGCGCAGCTCGCAGGAGGCGATCGAGCACATGCACGAGCTGTTCGGCGACTACGAGATCACGGTGGTCGACCGCGCCGACGGCGCCCGTCCGGGGCTGGATGCGCCGCTCGCGCAGGAGTTCGTCGCCGCGGTCGGCGGCGTGGCCAAGCCGAAGTACGGATGGACCGACGTGGCCCGCTTCAGCGCTCTGGGCATCCCGGCGGTCAACTACGGCCCCGGCGACCCGCTGAAGGCGCACGCCGACGACGAGCGTGTGGACGTGGAGCAGATCGTGGCGGTCGAGGAGGGGCTGCGTGCCTGGCTCACGGGTGCAGGCGCCCGCTGATTCCGTCGCGCAGAGCGACGCCGACGACGCGCCCCGCGAGGGCGCGGGCCTCCGCCGCGCCTGGTGGACGCTGTGGTGGGTGCGCGTGCTGGCCGTCTACCTGGCCGCGCGAGTCGTCACCACGGTGATCCTGCTCGCGTTCGCCGCCGCGGAGGCGAAGAACGCGTGGACGTCGGCCGCACCCGACTACTTCACCTTCGCCAACATCTGGGATGGCCGCTGGTACGAGATCGTCGCGGGCTTCGGCTACCCGGCGAGCTTGCCGACGACGGATGGCGTACACGTCAGCGAGAACGC encodes the following:
- a CDS encoding 2-oxoisovalerate dehydrogenase, producing the protein MTSLSMAKAINAGLRRSLAADDHVVLMGEDIGTLGGVFRVTDGLQTEFGPRRVMDSPLAESGILGTAVGMAYRGYRPVVEIQFDGFIYPAFDQIVNQVARMHYRTGGNVRMPIVIRVPFAGGIGSAEHHSDSPEAYFAHTAGLRVVSPSDPQDAFTLIQQAIASDDPVLFFEPKRRYHAKGEVDEDAPLADARPMGTARVVTQGTDVTLVTYGGLVQLARDAAVAASDEGVSVEVIDLRSLSPLDLDTVVASVKRTGRLVVTHEAALSGGLAAEISASITERCFYHLEHAPVRITGHDIPYPPARLESAHLPDLDRILDGIDRAMDRPNSLSGVED
- a CDS encoding 2,3,4,5-tetrahydropyridine-2,6-dicarboxylate N-succinyltransferase, which encodes MPSDVPDSSAAPRSAWGYGLATVAADGTVLDTWYPSPRLGTLPAGRDRWIAPAEFEELAGEDPRRAVRIDIVTVEIDLDAPPASTPDAYLRLHLLSHLLVQPNGLSLDGIFAHLPNVAWTNAGPVNPADLDRLRPRLQRAGIQVSGVDKFPRLLDYVTPDRVRIADASRVRLGAHLAPGTTVMHEGFVNFNAGTLGSSMVEGRISQGVVVGDGSDIGGGASIMGTLSGGGTHRVSIGERALLGANSGIGISIGDDSVVEAGLYVTAGTKVVLVGEAPTADGRPQTVKAAELSGQPGLLFRRNSLTGAVEVLRRAGVGVELNAALHA
- a CDS encoding succinyl-diaminopimelate desuccinylase (catalyzes the formation of succinate and diaminoheptanedioate from succinyldiaminoheptanedioate), whose protein sequence is MQNDSLTLDLSATSIDLTRQLCDIESVSGNEGSLADAIEASLAGLPHLEVIRDGDAIVARTNLGRERRALIAGHIDTVPLNGNLPTRFETQDGIRYLWGRGTVDMKAGVAVQLKLAAELTDPAVDVTWMWYDHEEVNAELNGLGRLARNRPDLFVGDFGILGEPSNGVVEGGCNGNLRVEVRTYGLRAHSARGWVGDNAIHKAAPILDILAGYEAREVEVDGLVYKEGLNAVGISGGVAGNIIPDECMVHINYRFAPSRSSQEAIEHMHELFGDYEITVVDRADGARPGLDAPLAQEFVAAVGGVAKPKYGWTDVARFSALGIPAVNYGPGDPLKAHADDERVDVEQIVAVEEGLRAWLTGAGAR